Proteins from a genomic interval of Clostridium cochlearium:
- a CDS encoding DUF1846 domain-containing protein, protein MKIGFDHEKYIEEQSKYILERVNNYDKLYLEFGGKLLYDLHAKRVLPGFDENAKIKLLHKLKEKVEIIICVYAGDIERNKIRGDFGITYDVDVLRLIDDLRSYDLQVNSVVITRYTGQPSATVFINKLERRGIKVYKHQPTKGYPADVDTIVSDEGYGKNPYIETSKPIVVVTAPGPGSGKLATCLSQLYHEYKKGKVAGYSKFETFPVWNVPLKHPLNIAYEAATVDLKDVNMIDSFHFDAYNEVAVNYNRDIESFPLLKRIIEKITGEESVYKSPTDMGVNRVGYGIIDDEVVKQASEQEIIRRYFKTGCEYKKGYVDKEILHRSKIIMHELNLKEEDRKVVMPAREYSAKLKKRYNKNEVYPVVALELEDGKILTGRNSDVMDGTAAVILNAIKYLANISDEIHLISPVILEPIINLKLKTLASKSAALTCEEILIALSICAVTNPTAQVAMEKLSMLRGCQAHSTTILSGNEEQTFRKLGIDITCDPEYPSESLYYNQ, encoded by the coding sequence ATGAAAATAGGATTTGATCACGAAAAATATATTGAAGAACAATCAAAGTATATTTTAGAAAGAGTTAATAACTATGACAAATTATACTTAGAATTTGGTGGTAAACTTCTATATGATCTTCATGCAAAGAGAGTTTTACCAGGATTCGATGAAAACGCAAAAATTAAGCTTTTACACAAATTAAAAGAAAAAGTTGAAATAATTATTTGTGTATATGCAGGCGACATTGAAAGAAACAAAATAAGAGGAGACTTTGGAATAACTTATGATGTAGATGTTTTAAGACTAATTGATGATTTAAGAAGCTATGATCTTCAAGTAAATAGTGTTGTAATAACTAGATATACTGGGCAACCATCAGCTACTGTTTTTATCAATAAACTTGAACGCAGAGGTATAAAAGTATATAAACATCAACCTACAAAAGGATATCCTGCAGATGTGGATACCATTGTAAGTGATGAAGGATATGGAAAAAATCCTTACATTGAAACAAGTAAGCCAATTGTAGTTGTAACAGCACCAGGACCAGGTAGCGGTAAACTTGCTACATGTCTTAGTCAACTTTATCACGAATATAAAAAAGGAAAGGTTGCAGGATATTCAAAATTTGAAACTTTTCCAGTTTGGAATGTTCCTCTAAAACATCCTTTAAATATAGCTTATGAAGCTGCAACAGTAGATCTTAAGGATGTAAATATGATTGATTCTTTCCATTTTGATGCTTATAATGAAGTTGCTGTAAACTACAATCGTGACATTGAAAGTTTCCCTCTACTAAAAAGAATTATAGAAAAAATAACAGGAGAAGAATCTGTTTATAAATCACCAACAGATATGGGAGTAAATAGAGTAGGATATGGAATAATTGATGATGAAGTAGTTAAGCAGGCATCAGAACAGGAAATAATAAGAAGATATTTTAAAACCGGTTGTGAATATAAAAAAGGTTATGTAGATAAAGAAATATTACATAGATCTAAAATTATCATGCATGAGCTTAATTTGAAAGAAGAAGATAGAAAAGTTGTAATGCCTGCAAGGGAATATTCAGCTAAATTAAAGAAAAGGTATAATAAAAATGAAGTATATCCAGTAGTTGCTTTAGAACTTGAGGATGGAAAAATATTAACGGGTAGAAATTCAGATGTAATGGATGGAACTGCTGCTGTAATTTTAAATGCAATTAAATATTTAGCCAATATATCTGATGAAATTCATCTTATTTCTCCAGTAATACTTGAACCAATTATAAATTTAAAATTAAAAACTTTAGCTAGTAAAAGTGCTGCATTAACTTGTGAAGAGATATTAATTGCACTTAGTATATGTGCAGTTACAAATCCAACAGCACAAGTAGCTATGGAAAAATTATCAATGCTAAGAGGATGTCAGGCTCATTCCACAACTATTTTAAGTGGAAATGAAGAGCAAACCTTTAGAAAGCTTGGTATAGATATAACCTGTGATCCAGAATATCCATCAGAAAGTCTTTACTATAATCAATAA
- a CDS encoding DNA topoisomerase III: protein MGKSLVLAEKPSVGREIARVLKCNKSSKSYIEGNKYVVTWALGHLVTLADPEVYDDKYKKWAMETLPMIPKNMKLSVIGKTSKQFNEVKKLMNRKDIDEIIIATDAGREGELVARWIIEKARVNKPIKRLWISSQTDKAIRDGFNNLKPGKDYENLYKSAVSRSEADWLVGLNVTRALTCKYNAQLSAGRVQTPTLALIVEREEEIKNFKPRDYYTIVAKAKGIQFNWQDKKGQMYTFNEEFAKNTLSKVSGEVGSVVEITEKDKKQYAPCLYDLTELQRDANRIFGYSAKETLSIMQRLYEYHKVLTYPRTDSRYISKDIVSTIPQRLKSISIGSYSKFAEEILRGKIIAHKGFVDDSKVSDHHAIIPTEEKVKLSNLSSEERKIYDLVIKRFLSVMLPPFEYIQTTVKVEVNGETFTAKGKNIKHNGWKAVYNKEDLNEDNDNGYELKEQILPKFIKGDTIKFNSVNINKGQTKPPARFNEGTLLSAMENPQKYIKLNKEYAKTLGETGGLGTVATRADIIEKLYNSFYIEKKGKEIMPTSKGKQIIDLVPQDLKSPILTAQWEKELELISKGKISGKEFINNMRNYSTKLVQDVKNSNEKYVHNNLTGTKCPNCGKYMLEVNGKRGKILVCQDRECGYRENISRYTNVRCPECHKKLELRGEGEGQIYVCPKCTFREKLSSFNNRFKEKGDNADKREVSKYMRKMKEQEKQPINSALADALSKLNLK from the coding sequence ATGGGAAAATCATTAGTTTTGGCAGAAAAGCCAAGTGTAGGTAGAGAAATAGCTAGAGTATTAAAGTGTAATAAAAGTTCTAAAAGCTATATAGAAGGTAATAAATATGTAGTTACGTGGGCACTAGGGCACTTAGTTACCCTTGCTGATCCAGAGGTATATGATGATAAATATAAAAAATGGGCTATGGAAACTCTTCCTATGATTCCAAAAAATATGAAGCTTTCTGTTATAGGTAAAACTTCGAAACAATTTAATGAAGTGAAAAAACTTATGAATAGAAAGGATATAGATGAAATTATTATAGCCACAGATGCAGGAAGAGAGGGGGAGTTGGTAGCTAGATGGATAATAGAAAAGGCAAGAGTTAATAAGCCAATTAAAAGACTTTGGATATCTTCACAAACAGACAAAGCTATAAGAGATGGTTTTAATAATTTAAAGCCAGGAAAAGATTATGAAAATCTATATAAATCAGCTGTATCTAGATCCGAAGCAGATTGGTTAGTAGGTCTTAATGTTACAAGAGCATTAACCTGTAAATACAATGCTCAGCTTTCAGCAGGAAGAGTTCAAACACCAACTCTTGCATTAATAGTAGAAAGAGAAGAGGAAATTAAAAACTTTAAACCAAGAGATTATTATACTATAGTTGCTAAAGCTAAGGGAATTCAATTTAACTGGCAGGATAAAAAAGGACAAATGTATACCTTTAATGAAGAATTTGCAAAAAATACTTTATCTAAGGTTAGTGGAGAAGTTGGTAGTGTTGTAGAAATTACAGAAAAGGATAAAAAGCAATACGCTCCATGTCTTTATGATTTAACAGAACTTCAAAGAGATGCTAATAGAATATTTGGATATTCTGCAAAGGAAACCCTTTCCATAATGCAGAGGTTATATGAATATCATAAAGTATTAACTTATCCAAGAACAGATTCAAGGTATATTTCAAAAGATATAGTATCAACTATACCTCAAAGACTAAAGAGCATATCTATAGGAAGTTATAGTAAATTTGCAGAAGAAATATTAAGGGGAAAAATTATAGCACATAAAGGGTTTGTAGATGATAGTAAAGTTTCAGACCATCATGCCATAATTCCAACAGAAGAAAAAGTTAAATTATCAAATTTAAGCAGTGAAGAAAGAAAAATATATGATTTAGTTATAAAGAGATTTTTAAGTGTAATGCTTCCACCATTTGAATATATTCAAACTACTGTTAAAGTAGAAGTTAATGGAGAGACTTTTACGGCAAAAGGAAAGAATATAAAACATAATGGATGGAAAGCTGTATATAATAAAGAAGATTTAAATGAAGACAATGATAATGGGTATGAGCTTAAAGAACAGATTCTTCCTAAATTTATCAAAGGAGATACTATAAAATTTAACTCAGTTAATATAAATAAAGGGCAAACAAAGCCACCAGCTAGATTTAACGAAGGTACATTATTATCTGCAATGGAAAACCCTCAAAAATATATAAAATTGAATAAAGAATATGCAAAGACTTTAGGGGAAACTGGAGGACTTGGAACAGTAGCTACAAGAGCAGATATAATAGAAAAATTATATAATTCTTTTTATATAGAGAAAAAAGGTAAAGAAATAATGCCTACATCAAAGGGAAAACAAATTATAGACTTAGTGCCACAGGATTTAAAATCTCCTATATTAACAGCACAGTGGGAGAAAGAATTAGAATTAATAAGTAAAGGTAAGATCAGTGGCAAAGAATTTATAAATAACATGAGAAATTATTCAACAAAACTTGTGCAGGATGTAAAAAATAGCAATGAAAAATACGTACACAATAATTTAACAGGAACAAAATGTCCTAATTGCGGAAAGTATATGCTTGAAGTTAACGGTAAAAGAGGTAAGATACTAGTATGCCAGGATAGAGAATGCGGATACAGAGAAAATATCAGTAGATATACTAATGTAAGATGTCCTGAGTGTCATAAAAAGCTAGAACTAAGAGGAGAAGGAGAAGGGCAAATTTATGTATGTCCAAAATGTACATTTAGAGAAAAGCTTTCATCCTTTAATAATAGATTTAAAGAAAAAGGAGATAATGCAGATAAAAGAGAAGTATCAAAATATATGAGAAAGATGAAAGAACAAGAAAAACAACCTATAAATTCAGCTTTAGCAGATGCGTTATCAAAATTAAATTTAAAGTAA
- a CDS encoding cold-shock protein, giving the protein MKNGTVKWFNSEKGFGFIEVEGEDDVFVHFTAIQSDSPRRNLEEGEKVQFEVEQGPKGLQASNVVKL; this is encoded by the coding sequence ATGAAAAACGGAACAGTAAAATGGTTTAATTCAGAAAAGGGTTTTGGATTTATTGAAGTAGAAGGAGAAGATGATGTATTCGTACATTTTACAGCAATACAATCAGATAGCCCAAGAAGAAATCTTGAAGAAGGTGAAAAGGTTCAATTTGAAGTAGAACAAGGACCTAAAGGTCTTCAAGCGTCTAATGTAGTAAAATTATAA
- a CDS encoding ABC transporter ATP-binding protein, whose amino-acid sequence MSNIVEAKNVNMSFYTLEGELEVIKDLSFSLEEGKILALLGPSGCGKSTLLNILSNLLKPTSGHVNINGKIGYMFQRDNLLEWRTIFDNITIALEIQKKLNDESIEKINHLLKTYGLWEFRNRYPKELSGGMRQRVALIRTLSVDPDILLLDEAFSALDYQTRLLVSDDIYRIIKKENKTTILVTHDISEAIAMADYVAVLSKRPSNIKNIHEIKLTVNGEKAPLSARKAPEFKDYFDVLWKELDIYEK is encoded by the coding sequence ATGTCGAATATAGTAGAAGCTAAAAATGTAAATATGAGTTTTTATACATTGGAAGGAGAGCTTGAAGTTATTAAAGATTTAAGTTTTTCATTAGAAGAAGGAAAAATATTAGCCCTTTTAGGACCTTCAGGTTGTGGTAAATCCACACTTTTAAATATTTTAAGTAATCTTTTAAAACCAACCTCTGGTCATGTTAATATAAATGGCAAAATAGGGTACATGTTCCAAAGGGATAATTTATTAGAGTGGAGGACAATATTTGATAATATAACTATTGCTCTTGAAATACAAAAAAAACTTAACGATGAATCAATAGAAAAAATAAATCATCTATTGAAAACTTATGGCCTTTGGGAATTTAGGAATAGGTATCCAAAAGAACTATCTGGAGGAATGAGGCAAAGAGTTGCTCTAATAAGAACTCTTTCAGTGGATCCAGATATTTTACTTTTAGATGAGGCTTTCTCAGCTTTGGATTATCAAACTAGACTTTTAGTTAGTGATGATATCTATAGAATTATAAAAAAAGAAAATAAAACAACTATACTAGTAACTCATGATATATCAGAGGCTATAGCTATGGCAGATTATGTTGCAGTCCTATCTAAAAGACCTTCAAATATAAAAAATATACATGAGATTAAGCTTACAGTTAATGGAGAAAAAGCACCTTTATCTGCTCGTAAAGCACCAGAATTTAAAGATTATTTCGATGTGTTATGGAAGGAGTTAGATATATATGAGAAATAA
- a CDS encoding ABC transporter permease, whose product MRNNDLTPYEQFLKNKKNEKRKILFWQIFILIIFLLQWEILAKNKIIDVFLFSKPSDIHYLFKEYVKNGELFRHIGISLWETILGFTIGTILGILIAILLWWFETVSKILDPFLVVLNALPKTALAPILIVWAGAGIKGIVVIAITLSIVTTILSAYNYFINADEEKIKMLKSFGATKGQILTKLILPSNIGNIINIVKINIGLSWVGVIVGEFLVSRYGIGYLIVYGGQVFKLDLVMMGVAVLAVCALVMYQIVNIIEKKYKEG is encoded by the coding sequence ATGAGAAATAATGATTTAACTCCCTATGAACAATTTTTAAAAAATAAAAAAAATGAAAAAAGAAAGATACTATTTTGGCAAATATTTATCTTAATAATATTTTTACTTCAATGGGAGATACTAGCGAAAAATAAAATAATTGATGTCTTTTTATTTAGTAAACCATCAGATATACATTATCTTTTTAAAGAATACGTAAAAAATGGTGAACTTTTTAGACACATAGGCATATCCCTTTGGGAAACTATTTTAGGATTTACTATAGGGACCATATTGGGAATTTTAATAGCTATATTACTTTGGTGGTTTGAAACTGTATCTAAAATTTTAGATCCATTTTTAGTTGTATTAAATGCATTGCCTAAAACTGCTCTAGCACCTATTTTAATAGTTTGGGCTGGTGCCGGCATTAAAGGAATAGTTGTTATAGCTATAACATTATCTATAGTTACTACTATTTTATCTGCATACAACTATTTTATAAATGCAGACGAAGAAAAAATTAAGATGCTAAAGAGCTTTGGAGCAACTAAAGGACAAATATTAACTAAACTTATACTGCCTTCTAATATTGGAAATATCATTAATATTGTAAAAATAAACATAGGCTTGTCTTGGGTAGGAGTTATAGTAGGAGAATTTCTAGTATCTAGATATGGTATTGGATATTTAATAGTATATGGAGGACAAGTGTTTAAACTAGATCTAGTTATGATGGGAGTAGCTGTTTTAGCAGTTTGTGCTTTAGTTATGTATCAAATTGTAAATATAATAGAAAAAAAATATAAAGAAGGGTGA
- a CDS encoding ABC transporter substrate-binding protein, producing the protein MNNIKKILLILTCITMTALGFTGCSKEETKTKLKVAEVTHSVFYAPQYVALSEGFFEEEGLDIELIAAQGADKTMAALISGEVDIGFMGPEASIYVYNQESKDYAINFAQVTKRDGSFLVGREKEEDFKFENLKGKEVIGGRKGGMPEMTLEYVIKNKGLNIGKNTNKGEVNVRTDVQFNVMSGAFIAGEGDYVTLFEPVATALEKDNKAYIVASIGEESGEIPYTAYCATNTYIDKNPEIIQKFTNAIYKGQLYVQNKSSEDIAKSISPYFTDIKMEDLIVVVDRYKSIDAWCENPILKEESLNRLMDVMELAKELDKKAPYDKIVTTKFAEEAIKNIK; encoded by the coding sequence ATGAATAATATAAAAAAAATATTATTAATATTAACTTGTATTACAATGACTGCATTAGGTTTTACTGGATGTTCTAAAGAAGAGACAAAAACTAAATTAAAAGTTGCAGAGGTTACGCACTCAGTTTTTTATGCACCACAATATGTTGCACTAAGTGAAGGATTTTTTGAGGAGGAAGGATTAGATATAGAGCTTATAGCAGCTCAAGGAGCAGATAAAACTATGGCAGCTCTTATTTCAGGAGAAGTAGACATAGGTTTTATGGGACCAGAAGCATCAATATACGTTTATAATCAAGAAAGTAAAGATTATGCTATAAACTTTGCACAAGTTACCAAAAGAGATGGAAGTTTTTTAGTTGGAAGAGAAAAAGAAGAAGATTTTAAATTTGAAAACTTAAAAGGTAAAGAGGTAATTGGAGGAAGAAAAGGCGGAATGCCTGAAATGACTTTAGAATATGTTATAAAGAATAAGGGATTAAATATAGGAAAAAATACTAATAAAGGAGAAGTAAATGTAAGAACAGATGTACAATTTAATGTAATGAGTGGAGCCTTTATTGCTGGAGAAGGAGATTATGTAACTTTATTTGAACCTGTAGCAACAGCTTTAGAAAAAGATAATAAAGCATATATAGTAGCATCTATAGGTGAGGAATCTGGTGAGATTCCATATACAGCTTATTGTGCTACAAACACATATATAGATAAAAATCCAGAAATAATTCAAAAATTTACTAATGCTATATATAAAGGACAACTATATGTTCAAAATAAAAGCTCAGAAGATATAGCAAAATCTATATCACCATATTTTACAGATATAAAAATGGAAGACTTAATAGTTGTTGTTGATAGATATAAATCTATAGATGCTTGGTGTGAAAATCCTATATTAAAAGAGGAAAGTTTAAACAGACTAATGGATGTAATGGAATTAGCAAAAGAACTGGATAAAAAAGCCCCTTATGATAAAATAGTTACTACAAAATTTGCAGAAGAAGCTATAAAAAATATTAAATAA
- a CDS encoding iron-containing alcohol dehydrogenase, which yields MLNFNYSIPTKIFFGKGQIEVLGKEVKKYGNNVLLVYGGGSIKKNGIYDEIVKIFKENNINFWELSGVEPNPRITTVRSGIKICRENNIDFILAVGGGSSIDCSKVIAAGYYYEKDPWDIVLDSSKIENAIPLGTILTLSATGSEMNSGAVITNLETNEKLGTHHEAMAPKFSILDPSYTFTVPPKHTAAGIADIMSHTFENYFSKTKEAYLQNRMAEAILKTCIKYGKIAMEDPENYEARANLMWASSLAINGILSYGKKTIWSVHPIEHELSAFYDITHGIGLAILTPYWMEYVLDDSTLDNFVEYGINVWNIDDKEDKYAIANKAIEKTREYFKSLGIPSSLREVGIGEEKLEKMAKAATRRGTIGDFKPLKEDDVLKIYKSAL from the coding sequence ATGTTAAATTTTAATTATTCTATACCTACTAAAATATTTTTTGGTAAAGGACAAATAGAGGTTTTAGGAAAAGAAGTAAAAAAATATGGAAACAATGTGCTATTAGTTTATGGTGGGGGAAGTATAAAGAAAAATGGTATATATGATGAAATAGTCAAAATATTTAAAGAGAATAATATAAATTTTTGGGAACTATCTGGTGTAGAACCTAATCCAAGGATAACTACCGTTAGATCAGGTATTAAAATCTGTAGAGAAAATAATATAGATTTTATATTAGCAGTAGGGGGAGGAAGTAGTATAGATTGCTCAAAAGTAATAGCAGCAGGTTATTATTATGAAAAAGACCCATGGGATATTGTTTTAGATTCTAGTAAAATAGAAAATGCAATACCACTAGGAACTATTTTAACTTTGTCTGCTACAGGGTCAGAAATGAATTCAGGAGCAGTTATAACTAATTTAGAAACTAATGAGAAATTAGGAACACATCATGAAGCTATGGCACCTAAGTTTTCTATATTAGACCCTTCCTATACTTTTACTGTTCCACCTAAACATACAGCAGCGGGCATTGCAGATATAATGAGTCATACTTTTGAAAATTATTTTAGTAAAACAAAGGAAGCTTATCTTCAAAATAGGATGGCAGAAGCTATACTTAAAACTTGTATAAAATATGGTAAAATAGCTATGGAAGATCCAGAAAATTATGAAGCAAGAGCTAACTTAATGTGGGCATCCAGCCTTGCTATAAATGGTATATTAAGTTATGGGAAAAAAACAATATGGAGTGTGCATCCAATAGAACATGAACTAAGTGCTTTTTACGATATAACTCATGGTATAGGTCTTGCTATACTAACACCTTATTGGATGGAATATGTTTTAGACGATAGTACATTAGATAACTTTGTGGAATATGGAATAAATGTATGGAATATTGATGATAAGGAAGATAAATATGCTATAGCTAATAAAGCAATAGAAAAAACTAGAGAATATTTTAAATCATTAGGAATACCATCAAGCCTAAGAGAAGTGGGAATAGGAGAAGAAAAATTAGAGAAAATGGCTAAAGCTGCCACAAGAAGAGGTACAATAGGAGATTTTAAACCTCTCAAAGAAGATGATGTCCTAAAAATATATAAATCTGCTTTATAA
- a CDS encoding aspartate/glutamate racemase family protein, which translates to MNIALIAGTPFDTQMGMDFLKSQGYDSKAYPISKTPDEQSELQVLYPDKLEKIVIEKIKEIKDSKINNIYVHCNSLSGAVDMDKLKEEYEINIITPLQIYREMANQFNTIGVLAANNQSTFGIERTIQKVNAKAYVIGIGILPLVNAIEKSLPPKDIVKNFALENIVDFFIKNNCEAIILGCTHFPYLYEELQAISSIKIIDPAMEMIKKLI; encoded by the coding sequence ATGAACATTGCACTAATAGCAGGGACGCCTTTTGATACTCAAATGGGAATGGATTTTTTAAAAAGTCAAGGATATGACTCAAAGGCCTATCCTATTTCAAAAACTCCAGATGAACAATCAGAACTTCAGGTTTTATATCCAGATAAATTAGAAAAAATAGTTATAGAAAAAATAAAAGAAATAAAAGACAGTAAAATAAATAATATATATGTTCATTGTAATTCTTTAAGTGGTGCAGTAGATATGGATAAACTTAAAGAAGAATATGAAATAAATATAATAACGCCCCTACAAATATACAGAGAAATGGCTAATCAATTTAATACCATAGGAGTTTTAGCGGCAAATAATCAAAGTACCTTTGGAATAGAAAGAACTATTCAAAAGGTAAATGCTAAGGCCTATGTAATAGGTATAGGTATTTTGCCTTTAGTAAATGCTATTGAAAAAAGTTTACCACCAAAAGACATTGTAAAAAATTTTGCATTAGAGAATATAGTAGATTTTTTTATAAAGAATAATTGTGAAGCTATTATTTTAGGATGTACTCATTTTCCTTATTTATATGAAGAATTACAAGCTATAAGTTCAATAAAAATTATAGATCCAGCTATGGAAATGATTAAAAAATTAATTTAA
- the hcp gene encoding hydroxylamine reductase, which produces MSMFCYQCQEAAGCKGCTVRGVCGKTEDVAKSQDLLIYILKGISVYGVKGREVGVINKEVDNFMVESLFSTITNANFDREVFIERIKKGLELRQELKEQVIKAGGNLENSNANKNWLDKMLSFVGLKKEEETKLPDAATWFADNVEEFNAKAEKVGVLATKDEDIRSLRELITYGIKGLAAYVEHAHNLNFENEEIHGFMHKALAATLDDTLTVDDLVALTLETGKYGVEGMALLDKANTQTYGNPEITKVNIGVRNNPAILISGHDLRDLEQLLEQTEGTGVDIYTHSEMLPAHYYPAFKKYSHFAGNYGNAWWKQTEEFEKFNGPILMTTNCLVPPKDSYKDRVYTTGVVGFPGLKHIDADEKGQKDFSQIIEHAKKCAAPTEIEKGEIVGGFAHNQVFQLADKVVEAVKTGAIKRFFVMAGCDGRAKSRNYYTEFAQKLPKDTVILTAGCAKYKYNKLNLGDIGGIPRVLDAGQCNDSYSLALIALKLKEVFELDDVNELPISYNIAWYEQKAVIVLLALLHLGVKNIHLGPTLPAFLSPNVANVLVENFGIGGITNVEDDMKMFLE; this is translated from the coding sequence ATGAGTATGTTTTGTTATCAATGTCAAGAAGCAGCAGGATGCAAAGGTTGTACAGTAAGAGGGGTTTGTGGAAAAACAGAAGATGTAGCAAAGTCACAGGATTTATTAATATATATATTAAAAGGAATTTCAGTATATGGAGTAAAGGGAAGAGAAGTTGGAGTTATCAACAAAGAAGTGGATAACTTTATGGTAGAAAGTTTATTTTCCACTATAACAAATGCTAATTTCGATAGAGAAGTATTTATAGAAAGAATCAAAAAAGGATTAGAATTAAGACAAGAACTAAAAGAACAAGTTATAAAAGCAGGAGGAAACCTAGAAAATTCTAATGCAAATAAAAACTGGTTAGATAAAATGTTATCTTTTGTAGGACTTAAAAAAGAAGAAGAAACTAAGCTTCCGGATGCAGCTACATGGTTTGCTGATAATGTAGAAGAATTTAATGCGAAAGCTGAAAAAGTAGGAGTATTAGCAACAAAAGATGAAGACATAAGATCTTTAAGAGAACTAATAACTTATGGAATAAAAGGATTAGCAGCTTATGTAGAGCATGCACATAATTTAAATTTTGAGAATGAAGAAATACATGGATTTATGCACAAAGCTTTAGCTGCAACTTTAGATGATACATTAACAGTAGATGATTTAGTAGCTTTAACTTTAGAAACAGGTAAATATGGAGTAGAGGGAATGGCATTACTTGATAAAGCTAATACCCAAACTTATGGAAATCCAGAAATCACTAAAGTTAATATAGGAGTTAGAAACAATCCAGCTATATTAATAAGTGGACATGACCTAAGAGATTTGGAACAATTATTAGAGCAAACAGAGGGGACAGGGGTAGACATTTATACTCATAGTGAAATGCTACCAGCACACTATTATCCAGCATTTAAAAAGTATTCACACTTTGCAGGAAACTATGGAAATGCTTGGTGGAAGCAAACAGAAGAATTTGAAAAATTTAATGGCCCAATACTTATGACAACAAACTGTTTAGTTCCACCAAAGGATTCATATAAGGATAGAGTTTATACTACAGGGGTAGTTGGCTTCCCAGGATTAAAACATATAGATGCAGATGAAAAGGGACAAAAAGATTTTTCACAAATAATTGAACATGCTAAAAAATGTGCAGCGCCAACAGAAATTGAAAAAGGAGAAATAGTAGGTGGATTTGCACATAACCAAGTATTCCAATTAGCAGATAAAGTAGTAGAAGCAGTAAAAACTGGAGCAATAAAGAGATTCTTTGTTATGGCTGGATGTGATGGAAGAGCTAAATCAAGAAACTATTATACAGAATTTGCTCAAAAACTTCCAAAGGATACAGTAATATTAACAGCAGGTTGTGCTAAATACAAATATAATAAATTAAACTTAGGAGACATTGGAGGAATTCCAAGAGTACTAGATGCAGGACAATGTAATGATTCTTATTCATTAGCATTAATAGCATTAAAATTAAAAGAAGTATTTGAACTAGATGATGTAAATGAATTACCAATATCCTATAATATAGCTTGGTATGAGCAAAAAGCTGTAATAGTATTACTGGCATTATTACACTTAGGAGTAAAAAATATTCACTTAGGACCAACATTACCAGCATTCCTATCCCCAAATGTAGCTAATGTTTTAGTAGAAAACTTTGGAATAGGCGGAATAACAAATGTAGAAGATGACATGAAAATGTTCTTAGAATAA
- a CDS encoding DUF421 domain-containing protein: MNEGLVVAVRSIIGFFSLLIFARVLGKQQLSQLTFFEYVLGITIGSTASTLSTDLSTRAWPHWVALISWAVLGYIMQLITLKQRTMAKYIDGEPTIVIVNGKIMEEALKTMKYRAADILQLLRNKDIFDLKQVKFALIEPNGQISVLKKEEYQPVTPKDMNVSPSPSDITIEIIYDGLIIEKNLKWFNKDQKWLKKELKKRNIKDPSEVFLATLDNTGNFYVDKYNDSIKNENSTRDGTYKGPL, from the coding sequence ATGAATGAAGGTTTAGTAGTGGCAGTTAGGTCTATTATAGGTTTTTTTTCTCTTCTCATTTTTGCTAGAGTTTTAGGAAAGCAACAATTAAGTCAACTTACATTTTTTGAGTATGTATTAGGAATTACAATAGGCTCTACAGCTAGTACTTTAAGTACGGATTTATCAACCAGAGCATGGCCCCATTGGGTTGCTCTTATAAGTTGGGCAGTACTTGGATATATAATGCAACTTATAACATTGAAACAAAGAACCATGGCTAAATACATAGATGGGGAACCTACAATTGTAATTGTTAATGGTAAAATAATGGAAGAAGCATTAAAAACAATGAAATATAGAGCAGCAGATATTCTGCAACTTCTTAGAAATAAAGATATATTTGATTTAAAGCAGGTTAAGTTTGCACTAATAGAACCTAATGGTCAAATTTCTGTGCTTAAAAAGGAAGAATATCAACCTGTAACACCTAAAGATATGAATGTATCGCCTTCTCCATCAGATATAACCATAGAAATAATTTATGATGGTTTAATTATTGAAAAAAATTTAAAATGGTTTAATAAAGATCAAAAATGGCTAAAAAAAGAACTTAAAAAACGAAATATAAAAGATCCATCAGAAGTATTCTTAGCTACATTAGATAATACGGGGAATTTTTATGTAGATAAATATAACGATTCTATTAAAAATGAAAATTCAACACGTGATGGCACTTATAAAGGACCATTATAA